From one Trifolium pratense cultivar HEN17-A07 linkage group LG1, ARS_RC_1.1, whole genome shotgun sequence genomic stretch:
- the LOC123886766 gene encoding BEL1-like homeodomain protein 7, whose amino-acid sequence MYPNQAFSSGSYAEMISGNTLLPHNYSESIGGQNELKFMTSMSDTMNMQHINEGHSNDATSDPRTQFGLVESEQNVQLQGLSLSLGTMMPSFQYQYPGNGFTSLMNAQISNLKESASLKDDEELRNAECIASLSSGGFHNTIKREGLYNPQHHSIGLNEGQSDPCLHGSAVIPNNSLNSHYLKAAQELLDEIVNVRKGLKQTGSEKQQSFRDAGLDGSKDSDGKSTSQSMQISPGPNGSNANNPSCELSPAERQHLLDKKTKLLAMLDEVDKRYRQYCHQMQIVVSSFDMVAGCGSAEPYTALALRTISRHFRCLRDAISGQIQVTQRSLGEQEGIPRLRYVDQQLRQQKALQQLGVMRQAWRPQRGLPESSVSILRAWLFEHFLHPYPKDSEKIMLARQTGLTRNQVANWFINARVRLWKPMVEEMYKEEFGDSETSSNLLSENTLKAPRDDDVRVCDDKREESQDKLTTTDSVQQGQIAGLKLDHASSSTTAATEFDRGIQSNDHWANMMDSRIGKMQGDQQRFNMNNSPYSNAPISINQNVDGCIMDSTPTTYDDLSELSNFGVGGHVSLALELRNSESDGFGLSNDDINKRRNQALASSSDTDLLDYHFTDNGKQQHKFGNPHLLHEFVV is encoded by the exons ATGTATCCGAACCAAGCATTTTCTTCGGGATCTTATGCTGAGATGATTTCCGGGAATACTTTGTTACCTCATAACTACAGTGAATCTATAGGAGGACAAAATGAGTTGAAGTTTATGACATCTATGAGCGACACAATGAATATGCAGCATATCAATGAGGGTCATTCTAATGATGCTACGAGCGATCCAAGGACACAATTTGGACTCGTTGAGAGCGAGCAAAATGTGCAATTGCAAGGCTTGTCTCTTAGCCTTGGGACAATGATGCCTTCATTTCAATATCAGTATCCTGGCAACGGTTTCACCTCGCTAATGAATGCTCAAATTTCAAACTTAAAGGAATCTGCATCTCTTAAAGATGACGAGGAATTGAGAAATGCTGAGTGCATTGCATCTTTGTCTTCTGGAGGATTTCACAACACTATCAAAAGGGAGGGTTTGTATAATCCACAACACCACTCAATAGGCCTTAATGAAGGTCAATCTGATCCGTGCCTCCACGGATCAGCGGTTATTCCGAACAATTCCCTTAACTCACATTACCTTAAGGCAGCCCAGGAATTGCTTGATGAAATAGTTAATGTCCGAAAGGGATTGAAACAAACTGGATCGGAAAAACAACAAAGTTTCCGTGACGCTGGTTTAGATGGTTCCAAAGATTCTGATGGAAAATCTACAAGTCAATCTATGCAAATATCTCCCGGACCTAATGGTTCTAATGCAAACAACCCTTCATGTGAGCTATCACCCGCCGAACGACAACATTTGTTGGACAAGAAAACAAAACTTTTGGCCATGTTGGATGAG GTAGACAAAAGATACCGACAATACTGTCATCAGATGCAGATTGTGGTGTCATCTTTTGACATGGTTGCTGGTTGTGGATCTGCTGAACCATACACTGCTCTTGCTTTGCGCACTATTTCTCGTCACTTTCGCTGTTTGCGTGATGCTATTAGTGGCCAAATTCAAGTGACTCAAAGGAGCCTAGGAGAACAAGAGGGAATACCCCGTCTCCGGTATGTGGATCAACAGCTTAGACAACAAAAAGCCCTTCAGCAGCTTGGTGTAATGAGACAAGCTTGGAGACCTCAGAGGGGACTTCCCGAAAGCTCTGTTTCAATACTCCGTGCGTGGCTCTTCGAGCATTTCCTTCATCC TTATCCAAAGGATTCAGAGAAAATTATGTTGGCAAGACAAACTGGCTTGACCAGAAACCAG GTGGCAAATTGGTTCATTAATGCGAGGGTGCGTCTTTGGAAACCAATGGTTGAAGAAATGTACAAAGAAGAGTTTGGTGATTCGGAGACAAGCAGCAATCTTTTATCAGAAAACACACTGAAAGCTCCGAGAGACGATGATGTTCGAGTGTGTGATGATAAAAGGGAAGAATCACAGGACAAGTTAACAACTACTGATAGTGTTCAACAAGGTCAAATTGCAGGATTGAAGTTGGATCATGCATCCTCCTCCACCACCGCCGCGACAGAATTCGATAGAGGGATTCAAAGTAATGATCATTGGGCAAATATGATGGATTCTAGAATTGGGAAAATGCAGGGTGACCAACAAAGGTTTAACATGAACAATAGTCCTTATTCAAATGCACCTATCTCAATCAACCAAAATGTTGATGGTTGCATAATGGATTCTACTCCTACTACTTATGATGATTTATCAGAGTTGAGTAACTTTGGTGTCGGTGGCCATGTCTCACTTGCATTAGAGTTGAGGAATTCTGAGAGTGATGGATTTGGTTTGTCGAATGATGACATCAATAAAAGGCGGAACCAAGCATTGGCTTCTTCATCAGATACCGATTTGTTAGATTATCATTTCACAGACAATGGAAAGCAACAACACAAGTTTGGCAACCCTCATTTATTACATGAGTTTGTTGTCTGA
- the LOC123894330 gene encoding replication factor A protein 1-like — MALTVDNRNMFSNIDEINSDRATWNFQAKVIRLWQVNDFNRVNVPFSIEMVLMDSDGAKIHATIKKTLIYKFKHELIEGKVYSFENLGVAANTGAYRTTHHPYKLNFQFGSLVQRLSNCDILKSPFTFVPIADILGGCYDTDFLLSQFHSIHFNSGFDVFIKLLTLHFFKYLMSDVIGFLTEIGQEREITNQNGSTTKLNVIALEADGHKLQCTLFGPYVDELNTFVGAGDLTNAVVIVQLAKAKIFQDKIHIQNCMNCSVLIFNPTCDESVALRASLNGSDENPSPLTFTQVSTESSVQPLDEFLHITPRITLQGLKDATTESSHVVAATVKRTLNPNSYWYTSCLCGKAVVPDSKMWYCEKCNRHVSKVVPRFCVKVRVMDDTDSAIFVIFDKEASSIFNMSCADMVRNGENDVGERIVPPQIDETLIDQTWLFKVEAKPFQNPRFEQSFRVRKICTDEGIIKQFKDKWDNEDAVYLKNTNEGGSLSTLLEKGKDDYVVGSSNVLSEEFENFSGDSDKAKGLIVERSTVDVSQDLMIKFSSAVVNLGDDFDNTPLCIKPNTSSKVKHISSAAVVNPNTVVDGVKPIQPDDNAKPINSSGSVNRINSAGAAKSQQSAAVLDDLSQTASASVRPSGQRKKIVPKRVSPQHEDRDVEDENAPIKLLKRAVKIEKI, encoded by the exons ATGGCTTTGACTGTTGATAATCGTAATATGTTTTCAAACATTGATGAAATCAACTCTGATAGAGCAACTTGGAATTTTCAGGCTAAGGTCATAAGACTTTGGCAAGTGAATGATTTTAATCGAGTTAATGTTCCTTTTTCTATTGAAATGGTGTTAATGGATTCAGATGGTGCTAAGATTCATGCCACTATTAAAAAAACTCTGATTTACAAATTTAAACATGAGTTAATCGAGGGAAAAgtttattcttttgaaaatctTGGTGTGGCAGCTAATACTGGAGCTTATAGGACAACACATCATCCCTACAAACTGAACTTTCAGTTTGGCTCATTGGTTCAGAGGCTGTCCAACTGTGATATTTTGAAGTCTCCATTTACCTTTGTTCCGATTGCTGATATTTTGGGGGGTTGTTATGACACTGATTTTTTACTTAGTCAGTTTCATTCTATACATTTTAATTCAGGTTTTGATGTGTTTATTAAGCTATTAACACTACACTTTTTTAAATACTTGATGTCAGATGTTATTGGTTTCTTGACTGAGATTGGGCAAGAACGTGAGATCACTAATCAGAATGGTAGTACAACGAAGCTGAATGTCATTGCATTGGAAGCTGATGG gCATAAGCTTCAATGTACACTTTTTGGTCCATatgttgatgaacttaataccTTTGTTGGAGCTGGTGATCTAACCAATGCTGTGGTTATTGTTCAGCTTGCTAAGGCTAAGATCTTCCAAG ACAAGATACATATCCAGAATTGCATGAATTGTTCTGTTTTGATATTTAACCCAACTTGTGACGAAAGTGTAGCCTTAAGGGCAAG TCTCAATGGTTCTGATGAGAATCCGTCTCCATTGACCTTTACTCAAGTTAGCACAGAGTCAAGTGTTCAACCACTTGATGAGTTTCTGCACATTACTCCAAGGATTACCTTGCAAGGTCTCAAGGATGCTACAACT GAATCATCACATGTTGTTGCTGCAACTGTTAAGAGGACTTTAAATCCCAATAGTTATTGGTATACATCATGTTTGTGCGGCAAGGCTGTTGTGCCGGATTCAAAGATGTGGTATTGTGAAAAGTGTAACAGGCATGTTTCAAAGGTTGTTCCTAG GTTTTGTGTCAAAGTCAGAGTCATGGATGATACTGATTCTGCCATTTTTGTGATCTTTGACAAGGAAGCAAGTTCCATATTCAATATGTCTTGTGCTGATATGGTTCGAAATGGAGAAAAT GATGTTGGTGAAAGAATTGTTCCACCTCAAATTGATGAGACACTGATTGATCAAACTTGGCTTTTTAAAGTTGAAGCTAAACCTTTTCAGAATCCTAGGTTTGAGCAATCTTTCCGTGTAAGAAAGATTTGTACTGATGAGGGTATAATTAAGCAATTTAAGGACAAGTGGGATAATGAGGATGCTGTGTATCTTAAAAATACAAAT GAGGGTGGATCTTTGAGTACTTTGCTGGAAAAGGGGAAAGATGATTATGTAGTTGGGTCGTCAAACGTCCTTTCTGAG GAGTTTGAAAACTTTAGTGGAGATTCTGACAAGGCAAAAGGTTTGATTGTTGAGCGGTCAACTGTTGACGTATCACAAGATTTGATGATTAAATTTTCATCAGCTGTTGTTAATCTTGGCGATGATTTTGATAATACTCCTCTTTGTATTAAGCCAAATACATCCTCTAAGGTGAAACATATTTCATCTGCTGCTGTTGTCAACCCGAATACCGTTGTTGATGGTGTGAAGCCAATTCAACCTGATGATAATGCAAAGCCAATCAACTCTTCTGGATCTGTGAATCGAATCAACTCTGCTGGAGCTGCGAAGTCTCAACAATCTGCTGCTGTTCTTGATGATTTGAGCCAGACAGCTTCAGCCTCTGTTAGGCCATCTGGACAGCGAAAGAAAATTGTTCCTAAGAGAGTGTCCCCTCAACATGAAGATCGAGATGTTGAAGATGA